A single genomic interval of Anaerobacillus sp. CMMVII harbors:
- the arsA gene encoding arsenical pump-driving ATPase, with amino-acid sequence MYPLFNPNHIKTKFLFLTGKGGVGKTSTACAAAVALADRGDKVLLISTDPASNLQDVFNIELTSKPKAIPKVANLFVSNIDPEESAKAYREKMVGPYRDKLPAAVVATMEEQLSGACTVEIAAFDEFTGFLTNSEIVDQYEHIIFDTAPTGHTLRLLQLPTAWNGFLEESTHGASCLGPLSGLADKKDLYAKAVSALSDVARTTLILVSRPESSSLIEADRASRELKEIGINNQILIVNGLLQEHNESDEVASTFYMRQREALRTIPENLNQMKVYSLPYVPYSLTGIENLRILFQPYKAEVMAADVERREINLPGLKEVVADFSANGTKLIFTMGKGGVGKTTVASAIAVGLVEKGHRVHLTTTDPAAHLEYQFQSEQQNERLTISRIDPKVEVEKYKAKVLENSSKDLDEEGLAYLKEDLESPCTEEIAIFQAFAEVVAKTENEVVVIDTAPTGHTLLLLDASESYSKEIARSTGDVPESAKMLLPQIRNPKETAVVIVTLAEATPVLEASRLQDDLRRASIHPKWWVINQSLFATNTTDPILKGKALAEQVWIQEVHDKQANNAALIPWFHEEKIGYNSLKDFIS; translated from the coding sequence ATGTATCCACTATTCAACCCTAATCATATCAAGACGAAGTTTTTATTTTTAACGGGAAAAGGTGGGGTAGGTAAAACATCAACGGCTTGTGCAGCAGCTGTAGCATTAGCAGATCGAGGAGATAAAGTACTACTAATTAGTACCGATCCCGCTTCTAATCTACAAGATGTATTTAATATCGAATTAACGAGTAAACCGAAAGCTATTCCAAAGGTTGCGAATTTATTTGTTAGCAATATTGATCCAGAAGAATCAGCAAAAGCCTATCGCGAAAAAATGGTAGGCCCATATCGTGACAAATTGCCAGCAGCTGTTGTGGCTACAATGGAAGAGCAGTTATCAGGTGCTTGTACAGTAGAAATTGCAGCATTTGATGAATTTACGGGCTTTCTTACCAATAGCGAGATTGTAGATCAGTACGAGCATATTATTTTTGATACAGCTCCAACAGGCCATACGTTACGACTATTACAATTACCAACGGCTTGGAATGGATTTTTAGAAGAAAGTACTCACGGAGCTTCTTGTTTGGGGCCATTATCGGGACTTGCAGATAAAAAGGATTTATATGCAAAGGCGGTATCTGCCTTATCTGATGTGGCGAGAACAACGTTAATTCTTGTTTCAAGACCTGAAAGTTCATCCCTAATAGAAGCCGATCGTGCTTCCCGAGAATTAAAAGAGATCGGCATCAATAATCAAATCTTGATTGTTAATGGGCTCCTACAGGAGCATAACGAAAGTGATGAAGTGGCGTCTACCTTTTACATGCGTCAAAGAGAGGCTTTAAGGACAATACCAGAGAATTTAAACCAAATGAAGGTTTACTCATTACCGTATGTACCTTACTCGTTAACAGGAATAGAGAATTTACGTATTCTATTTCAACCGTACAAAGCGGAAGTAATGGCAGCGGATGTTGAACGAAGGGAGATCAACCTTCCAGGGTTAAAGGAAGTTGTCGCTGACTTTTCTGCTAATGGTACGAAGTTAATATTCACTATGGGCAAGGGAGGCGTGGGTAAAACAACGGTTGCATCAGCGATCGCTGTTGGATTAGTCGAAAAAGGACATCGTGTGCATTTAACGACTACCGATCCTGCAGCTCACTTAGAATATCAATTCCAATCTGAACAGCAGAATGAAAGATTAACGATTAGCAGAATCGATCCTAAGGTAGAAGTTGAAAAATATAAAGCAAAAGTCCTGGAAAATTCGAGTAAGGATTTAGATGAAGAAGGTCTTGCTTATTTAAAAGAGGACTTAGAATCACCTTGTACAGAAGAAATTGCCATTTTCCAAGCGTTCGCAGAAGTGGTGGCCAAAACAGAAAATGAAGTGGTTGTCATTGATACGGCACCAACTGGGCATACCTTATTATTATTAGATGCTTCCGAATCCTATAGCAAGGAAATAGCAAGATCAACAGGGGATGTTCCAGAAAGTGCTAAAATGCTATTGCCACAAATAAGAAATCCAAAAGAAACGGCTGTAGTCATTGTAACGCTTGCAGAGGCGACACCTGTTTTAGAAGCTTCAAGGTTACAAGATGATCTAAGACGTGCTAGTATTCATCCGAAGTGGTGGGTAATTAATCAAAGTCTATTTGCAACGAATACAACTGATCCCATTTTAAAAGGAAAAGCATTAGCAGAGCAAGTGTGGATTCAAGAAGTACATGATAAGCAGGCAAATAATGCTGCGCTTATTCCTTGGTTCCATGAGGAAAAAATAGGATATAACAGCTTAAAGGATTTTATTAGTTGA
- the glp gene encoding gephyrin-like molybdotransferase Glp, with the protein MKIDRNPIKIQEAVERVMQFSRESVCEYVSLDASDNRILHAPIKADHDIPPFNRSPLDGFAVRAEDTVLASQTNPIELEVIETVGAGGIAKKVPKQGQAIRIMTGAKMPKGTDVIVMFELTKEVVRSGNTYVVIKRSFKPGDNVSFQAEETRIGEILVEPGRKIEPGVKALLATFGYHKVPVTKKPVIGVYATGTELLDVHEALKPGKIRNSNSYMIVSQIIKAGGDPKYFGKLDDQFDQCFESIVSALGKVDTLITTGGVSVGDFDFLPAVYEKLGANVLFNKIGMRPGSVTTVAEYKGKLLFGLSGNPSACFVGFELLARPWIQHYLGSEKPHLQKIQGLLKVDFPKPNPFVRFIRSKMKIEEGKIYAQPVGLDKSGVVRSLANSDCLVVLPGGTRGYKKGDIVDILLLNGEGSSNVLKI; encoded by the coding sequence ATGAAAATCGATCGTAACCCAATTAAAATACAAGAGGCAGTGGAAAGAGTCATGCAATTTTCAAGAGAAAGTGTGTGTGAATATGTTTCATTAGATGCAAGTGATAACCGCATATTACATGCGCCAATAAAAGCAGACCATGATATTCCACCATTTAACCGCTCTCCATTAGATGGATTCGCTGTTCGAGCTGAGGACACAGTTTTAGCATCTCAAACAAACCCAATTGAACTTGAAGTAATTGAAACAGTTGGAGCTGGTGGGATCGCAAAAAAGGTTCCAAAACAGGGGCAAGCAATTCGAATTATGACCGGAGCAAAAATGCCAAAAGGAACTGATGTAATTGTTATGTTTGAATTAACGAAAGAAGTGGTCAGAAGTGGAAATACCTATGTCGTTATTAAACGATCTTTTAAGCCTGGGGATAACGTTTCGTTCCAAGCAGAAGAAACACGTATCGGTGAAATACTTGTTGAGCCTGGACGCAAGATAGAACCCGGAGTGAAAGCTTTATTAGCTACATTTGGATATCATAAAGTACCAGTAACTAAAAAGCCTGTTATTGGAGTGTACGCAACCGGTACTGAACTACTAGATGTTCATGAAGCACTTAAACCAGGAAAAATAAGGAACAGTAATTCTTATATGATTGTCTCGCAAATAATAAAAGCCGGTGGGGATCCAAAATACTTCGGAAAACTAGATGATCAATTCGATCAATGTTTTGAGTCTATTGTTTCTGCTTTAGGAAAAGTAGACACTCTAATTACGACCGGGGGAGTATCAGTAGGAGATTTTGATTTTTTACCAGCAGTCTATGAAAAGTTAGGCGCTAATGTCCTCTTTAATAAAATAGGGATGCGACCCGGAAGTGTAACAACAGTTGCTGAATACAAAGGTAAACTATTATTTGGTTTGTCCGGAAATCCTTCTGCTTGCTTTGTCGGTTTTGAGTTATTGGCTCGACCATGGATTCAACACTACTTAGGTTCGGAGAAACCACACTTACAAAAAATTCAAGGACTTCTAAAAGTAGATTTCCCTAAACCGAATCCTTTTGTCCGTTTTATTCGTAGTAAAATGAAAATTGAAGAAGGTAAAATTTACGCCCAACCTGTAGGGCTAGATAAATCGGGGGTAGTTAGGTCACTTGCAAACTCAGATTGTTTGGTTGTTTTACCAGGCGGTACTAGAGGCTATAAAAAAGGAGATATCGTGGACATTCTTTTGCTAAATGGTGAAGGAAGTAGTAATGTGCTGAAGATATAA
- a CDS encoding dual specificity protein phosphatase family protein has protein sequence MTTKNYHELFKNRIYIGGADDVNDLLDNEKVDLVFDLRAEAPTEEVNYNRVHSPIVDDAADQDESVKKSIEQVVKAYNEGKNIYFHCQGGSNRTGTVAIGTLLRLGKANSIDEAEKIAKEARPKINVKPEMKETLSRIFANK, from the coding sequence ATGACAACAAAGAATTACCATGAATTATTTAAAAATCGGATATATATTGGTGGAGCAGACGACGTTAATGATTTACTTGATAATGAAAAAGTAGATCTTGTATTTGACTTAAGGGCAGAGGCGCCAACAGAAGAAGTAAACTATAATCGCGTGCACAGTCCAATCGTTGATGATGCAGCGGACCAAGATGAATCTGTTAAGAAATCCATTGAACAAGTAGTTAAGGCATATAATGAAGGAAAAAATATTTATTTTCATTGCCAAGGCGGAAGTAACCGTACAGGTACAGTAGCAATAGGCACGTTGCTTCGTTTAGGTAAAGCAAATTCTATTGATGAGGCAGAAAAAATAGCTAAGGAAGCTAGACCGAAAATAAATGTAAAGCCAGAGATGAAAGAAACGTTATCTAGAATATTCGCAAATAAATAA
- a CDS encoding 4Fe-4S binding protein, giving the protein MLQKWLANPFGNSTSIQLVESYCLNFINEEINCSHCRNVCPTNAIIFKNDKIELDHTKCNKCSVCVHHCPTDALFLETETLYHYENRSHLENMFV; this is encoded by the coding sequence ATGTTACAAAAATGGTTGGCTAATCCGTTTGGTAATAGCACTTCAATACAATTGGTCGAGAGTTATTGTCTGAATTTTATAAACGAGGAAATTAACTGTTCACACTGTAGAAATGTTTGTCCAACAAATGCAATTATATTTAAAAATGACAAAATAGAACTTGATCATACTAAATGTAATAAATGTAGTGTGTGCGTTCACCACTGTCCAACAGATGCTTTATTTTTGGAAACTGAAACATTGTATCATTATGAAAACAGATCGCATCTAGAGAATATGTTTGTTTGA
- the arsD gene encoding arsenite efflux transporter metallochaperone ArsD, with protein sequence MKKVEIFDPAMCCSTGVCGPSVDPELTRVAAAVYLLEKKGFDIKRYQLTNDPDKFADNKEINRILMEKGPDALPVVLVDGEVEKVGNYPSNEELAEWFNVESEELTKKPKTRLSINLNNLK encoded by the coding sequence GCAATGTGTTGCTCGACTGGGGTTTGTGGTCCGAGTGTCGATCCAGAATTAACAAGGGTAGCAGCAGCTGTTTATTTACTCGAAAAGAAGGGGTTCGATATTAAACGATATCAGTTAACAAATGATCCTGATAAATTTGCTGATAACAAGGAAATAAATCGTATCTTAATGGAAAAAGGACCAGATGCTTTACCTGTTGTTTTAGTTGATGGGGAAGTTGAAAAAGTTGGTAATTATCCATCAAATGAAGAATTAGCTGAGTGGTTTAACGTTGAGTCCGAAGAATTAACCAAAAAACCAAAAACTCGACTATCCATTAATTTAAATAACCTTAAGTAA
- a CDS encoding molybdopterin-dependent oxidoreductase, producing the protein MRRRTFLKASAAAGALAAVSSAMPISLSNLEESRVKADAMKEEKWVNSFCTNCVGWCPLRVRVVNGKAVHVEGNPLSKTTGGKICPKGHLGLQQMYDPDRIKGPMKRTNPKKGKNEDPQFVPISWDEALETVANKMKELRNSGNAHKVVLNRGRYNTLDVHLLYERFCKVYGTPNNISHSSICAEATKQGRQMADGVWDYVGIDLERTNYLLCFGMSPLEAHRPYTRLLNAFGKVRDRANRIKMVVVDPRMSVSAAKADEWVALNPGTDGALANAIAHVILTEGLWDKNFVGDFVNPEDKFTTGKTIMETSGTNEAGEPIPTFVENETHGLIKWWNMVLKDATPEWAADITGISADRIIKIAKEFATTKPAYAWSGRGTGMRPNGAYCTYSVYVLNGLVGSIDVPGGIIYPSGSTYAEDPIDHTVVMDDIANKGLEQPRIDNRRSKQFPNAGVVTAQLGEAILNEDPYNVEMILAYFNNFTFSIPNTKVYEEAYAKVPFIVHITPMMAELTTYADIILPTPTSFEKWNYTHPVKSGLYAETRISTPVVQPLYDTMQTADITLELAKRIGGSVAKTFEGVNVQEYIKARLGEMQSWDEWMEKGIHVKDPYKIGSTREIGFPTPTGKFEFFANTTKLLFEERGISVTNDADMARIKVDARGDLVYLPHWEKPKDLGTKEEYPLLLISYKSALAGEGRTANNPWAQDRFLVQYGAGNTTFAEINPDTAEKWGINEGDLVKVSSLFGEVQCQAKLSEGIHPDILAMVYGNGHWAYGRFAKDKGVNPNDLKGTDYEYISGSSSYYNTRVKVTKV; encoded by the coding sequence ATGAGAAGACGTACGTTTCTTAAAGCAAGTGCAGCAGCTGGTGCATTAGCGGCGGTTAGTAGTGCAATGCCAATTTCATTAAGTAATTTAGAAGAATCGAGAGTCAAAGCAGATGCAATGAAAGAAGAAAAATGGGTTAATAGTTTTTGTACTAACTGTGTAGGTTGGTGTCCTTTACGAGTTAGAGTGGTAAACGGCAAGGCAGTTCACGTTGAGGGAAACCCACTTTCAAAAACAACTGGCGGGAAGATTTGTCCTAAAGGCCATTTAGGTCTTCAACAAATGTATGATCCAGATCGTATTAAAGGCCCGATGAAAAGAACGAATCCTAAGAAAGGTAAAAATGAAGATCCGCAATTTGTACCTATTTCATGGGATGAAGCATTGGAAACAGTAGCAAATAAAATGAAGGAGCTACGTAATAGTGGTAATGCTCACAAAGTAGTATTAAATCGTGGTCGTTACAACACGTTAGATGTTCATTTATTGTACGAACGTTTTTGTAAAGTTTATGGAACTCCAAATAATATATCTCATAGCTCAATTTGTGCTGAGGCAACGAAGCAAGGTAGACAGATGGCAGATGGAGTATGGGATTATGTGGGAATTGACCTAGAAAGAACGAACTATCTATTATGTTTTGGAATGAGCCCGCTAGAAGCTCATCGTCCATATACAAGATTACTTAATGCTTTCGGAAAGGTTCGAGATCGAGCCAACCGTATAAAAATGGTCGTCGTAGATCCGCGAATGAGTGTTTCCGCTGCTAAGGCAGATGAATGGGTTGCATTAAATCCTGGAACAGACGGAGCTCTTGCTAATGCTATAGCACATGTTATCCTAACCGAAGGGTTATGGGATAAGAATTTTGTGGGAGACTTTGTAAATCCAGAAGATAAGTTTACAACTGGAAAAACAATTATGGAAACATCAGGGACTAATGAAGCTGGTGAACCGATACCAACATTTGTTGAAAATGAAACCCATGGGTTAATAAAATGGTGGAACATGGTTTTAAAAGATGCTACCCCTGAATGGGCGGCAGATATTACAGGTATTTCTGCAGATCGTATTATTAAAATAGCGAAAGAATTTGCGACAACAAAACCTGCGTATGCTTGGAGTGGTCGAGGAACGGGAATGCGGCCTAATGGAGCCTATTGCACATACAGTGTATACGTATTAAATGGGTTAGTTGGATCCATTGATGTACCCGGAGGAATTATTTATCCATCAGGTTCAACATATGCAGAGGATCCAATAGATCATACAGTGGTAATGGACGATATTGCTAACAAAGGCTTAGAGCAACCTCGTATAGATAACCGTCGTTCAAAGCAATTTCCAAATGCGGGTGTTGTTACAGCACAATTAGGGGAAGCCATATTAAATGAAGACCCTTATAATGTTGAAATGATTTTAGCGTATTTTAACAATTTTACATTCTCAATTCCAAATACGAAAGTATATGAAGAGGCTTATGCTAAAGTTCCATTTATCGTTCATATTACACCAATGATGGCTGAACTCACGACCTATGCTGATATTATTTTACCTACACCAACGAGCTTTGAGAAATGGAATTACACACACCCAGTAAAATCAGGTCTTTATGCGGAAACAAGAATTTCTACACCTGTCGTACAGCCTTTATATGACACGATGCAAACGGCTGATATTACACTTGAGCTTGCAAAGCGTATTGGGGGATCAGTGGCAAAGACATTCGAAGGGGTTAATGTTCAAGAATATATTAAGGCACGCTTAGGAGAAATGCAGTCTTGGGATGAGTGGATGGAAAAAGGAATTCATGTAAAAGATCCGTATAAGATTGGTTCTACCCGAGAGATAGGTTTTCCAACACCTACTGGGAAGTTTGAATTTTTCGCGAACACTACTAAACTATTATTTGAAGAAAGAGGAATTTCTGTAACGAATGATGCTGACATGGCACGTATAAAGGTTGATGCAAGAGGCGATCTAGTTTACCTTCCACATTGGGAAAAACCTAAGGATTTAGGTACTAAAGAAGAGTATCCGCTATTATTAATCTCCTATAAATCAGCACTTGCAGGTGAAGGTCGTACAGCAAATAACCCTTGGGCTCAAGATCGTTTCTTAGTCCAGTATGGAGCGGGAAATACGACTTTTGCTGAGATTAATCCAGATACTGCAGAAAAATGGGGGATTAACGAAGGTGATTTAGTTAAAGTGTCGTCATTATTTGGAGAAGTACAATGTCAAGCCAAGCTTTCGGAAGGAATTCATCCTGATATCTTAGCCATGGTTTATGGTAATGGTCACTGGGCTTATGGAAGATTTGCGAAAGATAAAGGCGTAAACCCGAACGATTTAAAAGGTACAGATTATGAATATATTTCAGGATCATCAAGTTACTATAATACACGCGTAAAAGTAACAAAAGTTTAG
- a CDS encoding DUF362 domain-containing protein, with amino-acid sequence MSTAISKWIEGHSMDLSLVQCLNKQSRSVVCDKCIGGCPTNALQLNNKSEIDFLKEQCLYCGKCVSDCSVLAFDFISKPYTKTIKQMTAYPNSSITCEQFEKYQKGIKVPCYLHLDTAMLIHYVTVNRKLPTDHQNNMIVELYIGSCESCPQNKHIYISVQDHLTQIQEWFDQVGMAIKIVVSLDDKHYFSKIDEEAADGITRRTLLKSLAFNFFKRTEEQEIETKDTAPEQLNVKGKFKYKRELINQGFTLFQDQVENNCNVLPHSDFAMVKKKEPCTHCRICEKICPTKALIWEDNNSNSTLNFFPQKCIACRRCESCPMGSISVLPISAYDYIHTNKQQIAELITGRCIDCGDSIRSLGDTQDLCPICIKKREIAQSLFDRL; translated from the coding sequence ATGAGCACAGCAATAAGTAAGTGGATTGAGGGGCATTCAATGGATCTATCTTTAGTTCAATGTTTGAATAAGCAAAGTCGCAGTGTTGTATGTGATAAGTGTATCGGCGGCTGTCCAACTAATGCATTACAATTAAACAATAAAAGTGAAATAGATTTTCTTAAAGAACAGTGCTTATATTGTGGGAAATGTGTCAGTGACTGCTCGGTTTTAGCATTTGATTTCATCTCAAAGCCATATACAAAAACAATTAAACAAATGACTGCTTATCCTAATAGTTCAATTACATGCGAACAATTTGAAAAATACCAAAAAGGTATTAAAGTACCATGTTATTTACACCTTGATACTGCAATGCTCATTCATTATGTCACAGTTAATAGAAAATTACCGACAGACCATCAGAATAATATGATTGTGGAATTATATATAGGAAGCTGTGAATCTTGCCCTCAAAATAAGCATATATATATATCAGTGCAAGATCATCTGACACAAATTCAAGAATGGTTTGATCAAGTAGGTATGGCTATAAAGATAGTTGTCTCATTAGATGATAAGCACTACTTTTCTAAAATAGATGAAGAGGCTGCTGATGGGATTACTCGAAGGACATTACTTAAAAGCCTAGCGTTTAACTTTTTTAAACGTACAGAAGAACAAGAAATAGAAACGAAAGATACTGCTCCTGAGCAATTAAATGTGAAGGGAAAATTTAAATACAAACGGGAATTAATTAATCAAGGGTTTACGCTTTTTCAAGATCAAGTTGAAAATAATTGTAACGTATTACCTCATTCAGATTTTGCAATGGTAAAGAAAAAGGAGCCATGTACTCATTGTCGTATTTGCGAAAAAATCTGTCCTACTAAAGCTTTGATTTGGGAAGATAACAACAGTAACTCAACATTAAACTTTTTTCCACAAAAGTGTATTGCTTGTCGTCGTTGTGAAAGTTGTCCAATGGGATCAATTTCGGTTCTGCCTATTTCTGCATACGATTATATTCACACTAATAAACAGCAAATAGCAGAGTTGATCACTGGAAGATGTATAGATTGTGGGGATAGTATTAGAAGTTTAGGTGATACACAAGATTTGTGCCCTATCTGCATAAAAAAAAGAGAAATCGCTCAAAGCTTATTTGATAGATTATAA
- a CDS encoding 4Fe-4S dicluster domain-containing protein — MRIGMVIDIDKCTACQACTIACCSENNLPKGIQRTNIYPIGPKGKFPNVSMQFVSMGCMQCDDAPCVKVCPIKATYMREDGIVIQDNDKCMGCKYCMTACPYEARNFNKYAPFTEEYDEKPEFINPSSSLSPRHTIEKCDFCSHRQDASDGIAATACVVACPSEARYIGDLDDPNSEINQLIRRKHAQPLRPEQKTKPKVYYVWDK; from the coding sequence ATGAGAATAGGAATGGTAATAGATATAGATAAATGTACAGCATGTCAAGCTTGCACGATTGCGTGTTGCTCTGAAAATAATCTTCCAAAAGGTATTCAAAGAACAAATATCTACCCAATTGGACCAAAAGGTAAATTTCCGAATGTCTCTATGCAATTTGTCTCAATGGGCTGTATGCAATGTGATGATGCACCTTGTGTGAAGGTTTGTCCAATTAAGGCAACATATATGAGGGAAGATGGAATAGTTATACAAGACAACGATAAATGTATGGGATGTAAATATTGTATGACAGCGTGTCCGTATGAAGCTCGAAATTTCAATAAATATGCACCGTTTACTGAAGAGTATGACGAAAAGCCAGAGTTTATAAATCCTAGTTCGAGTCTATCTCCAAGACATACTATTGAAAAGTGCGATTTCTGTAGCCATCGCCAAGACGCTAGTGATGGAATTGCTGCTACAGCATGTGTAGTAGCCTGCCCTTCAGAGGCACGGTATATTGGTGATCTTGATGATCCAAACAGTGAAATAAATCAACTGATTAGAAGAAAGCACGCTCAACCTTTACGACCAGAGCAAAAAACAAAGCCAAAAGTTTATTACGTGTGGGATAAATAA
- the tatA gene encoding twin-arginine translocase TatA/TatE family subunit, producing MLSNIGIPGLILILVIALIIFGPKKLPEMGRAIGETLKEFKKSTRQLTEFDEVSQDKTKE from the coding sequence ATGCTATCAAATATCGGAATACCAGGATTAATTTTAATTTTAGTCATCGCACTTATTATTTTCGGACCTAAAAAGCTACCTGAAATGGGTAGAGCAATAGGTGAAACATTAAAGGAGTTCAAAAAATCAACCCGTCAATTAACAGAGTTTGACGAAGTATCACAGGATAAGACAAAAGAGTAA
- the nrfD gene encoding NrfD/PsrC family molybdoenzyme membrane anchor subunit, which translates to MSVNTEVQTNVPLKNSIIPSGTALIWVVVFGVLAAVGLFAAGTILVQGQSSLAATNLVPWNIFVSAYVFFVVTSTGLCFISAFGHVVGIHRYEIISKRAVTMSLIMLAVGMMAILLDIGRPLMMINMLFSPNPTSPMFWMGLLYGVYGFLLVMELISIIKGNHKATKIWGTLGVLSALVAHGTLGALFGMLYARDLWYGEYMPIYFILSAFVSGLAALSLFIFLSYGSQKKYIPYKLEGLLSEIGRILAYALGALLFFIFWKSVAGLYAGKVETQMLLFGEYAVRFWVFEVIIGILVPMFILANKSMRTKGGIVLSAILVLTGLVMARLNLVIVGQLSRPFEQGLASYSANALEIMFFAGLFGIAGLLYMIASTILKFEKYEEKMSKQ; encoded by the coding sequence ATGTCAGTTAACACAGAAGTTCAAACAAACGTACCTTTAAAGAATTCTATTATTCCTTCAGGTACGGCGTTAATATGGGTTGTTGTTTTTGGGGTCTTAGCTGCAGTAGGACTATTCGCTGCTGGAACCATTTTAGTTCAAGGTCAGTCTTCACTAGCAGCGACAAACTTAGTTCCATGGAATATCTTTGTATCAGCCTATGTATTCTTTGTTGTTACGAGTACTGGACTATGTTTCATATCTGCATTTGGCCACGTTGTTGGAATTCACAGGTATGAAATTATAAGTAAAAGAGCAGTAACTATGTCGTTAATTATGCTAGCGGTAGGTATGATGGCAATTCTTTTAGACATAGGCCGTCCGCTAATGATGATTAACATGTTGTTTTCACCAAATCCAACATCACCTATGTTCTGGATGGGATTACTTTATGGGGTTTATGGCTTCTTATTAGTGATGGAGCTAATATCTATAATTAAAGGTAACCATAAAGCAACAAAAATCTGGGGAACACTTGGTGTTCTTTCAGCGCTAGTTGCTCACGGAACATTAGGTGCATTATTCGGGATGCTTTATGCTAGAGATTTATGGTACGGAGAATATATGCCAATCTACTTTATTCTTTCAGCATTTGTATCTGGATTAGCAGCATTATCATTGTTTATCTTTTTATCTTATGGGTCTCAAAAAAAATATATCCCTTATAAGTTAGAAGGTCTGTTAAGTGAAATCGGTCGAATTTTGGCTTATGCTTTAGGTGCATTACTATTCTTCATATTTTGGAAGTCAGTTGCTGGACTTTACGCAGGAAAAGTAGAAACACAAATGTTATTATTCGGTGAATACGCAGTTAGGTTCTGGGTATTTGAAGTAATCATTGGAATATTAGTTCCTATGTTTATCCTTGCAAATAAATCAATGAGAACAAAAGGTGGTATTGTACTTTCAGCAATTCTAGTATTAACAGGTTTAGTGATGGCTCGTTTAAATCTAGTAATTGTAGGGCAGTTATCGCGTCCATTTGAGCAAGGATTGGCATCATATAGTGCCAACGCTTTAGAAATAATGTTCTTTGCAGGATTGTTTGGAATCGCAGGTCTCCTTTACATGATTGCAAGCACTATACTGAAGTTTGAAAAATATGAAGAAAAAATGAGTAAACAATAG
- a CDS encoding molecular chaperone, whose product MSQSTELNVIDNKSEARAYIYKWLQEKFVTPNGEKYTEFDFSTLREALAYIGMNNLEAPILEMEETLNQNYSEKDAVLEFCRLFYGPQKIPCPPFGSYYVDTMIPMNKSAVMALEEYLNWGLVLSENTGCFPDHIAIELEFIYYLAAKEEDAREQRDYLKAIELVDAQQQFLAKHLIKWVPQFVEKTVETTNLKLFSGLVKFINEFLKEDYRLLNDIKEQYKQSMN is encoded by the coding sequence ATGTCACAATCTACAGAATTAAACGTAATTGACAACAAATCTGAGGCTAGAGCTTATATTTACAAGTGGTTACAAGAAAAATTTGTAACTCCGAATGGAGAAAAATACACTGAATTTGATTTTTCTACATTAAGGGAAGCGCTAGCTTATATTGGAATGAACAATTTGGAAGCACCGATACTTGAAATGGAAGAAACCCTCAATCAAAACTATAGTGAGAAAGATGCAGTATTAGAATTTTGCAGATTGTTCTACGGACCACAAAAGATTCCTTGTCCACCGTTCGGTTCCTATTATGTTGACACGATGATACCAATGAATAAGTCGGCAGTAATGGCTCTTGAAGAATATTTGAATTGGGGACTTGTATTGTCTGAAAACACAGGGTGCTTTCCAGATCACATTGCAATTGAATTGGAATTTATCTATTATTTAGCAGCTAAAGAAGAAGATGCTAGAGAGCAAAGGGATTATCTAAAGGCAATAGAATTAGTAGATGCTCAACAACAATTTTTAGCAAAGCACTTAATTAAATGGGTACCACAGTTTGTAGAAAAAACTGTAGAAACTACAAATCTGAAATTATTCAGTGGACTAGTAAAGTTTATTAACGAGTTTCTTAAAGAAGATTATAGATTATTGAATGATATAAAAGAGCAATACAAACAGTCAATGAATTAG